The genomic segment CTTGCCATGTGGCTCGATTTGCAGAGAAATTTCTGCATCGGTCTCTGTGTCATACGTGACCATGTTGACGAACAGCTCTTCGATACAAAGGTCGACTATATAGCGCACAGAACTGTCCACCGGATGATCCTGGAAGAAGGCATCGCAAAAACTGACGATGCTTTTTATCTCGTCCAGACTACGCGAAAATTTTCGCTGCATTGCTTACTCCTGATCTGGCAGGCGCCGTACCAGCACCATGGTAATGTCGTCGGCCTGCGCTGCACCGCTGCCGAATTCGCTTGCCGCCTCCACCAGCCGCCCGGCCAGCTCGGCCATCGGCAAATCGTGAAACCGCTCGATTATTCCGGTGACGCGATCCTCACCAAACTCATCGCCTGCGGACGTGGCATATTCATAAACGCCGTCTGATATCAGCGCCAGGATGTCGCCGGGGCCAAGATGCAGTTTTCGCGCGCTATCGGTGCCATCCAGCTCCATGATGCCGACCGGAAAGCTGGTCGCCTTGTGCAGGTCGCAACGCCCCTCCGCCGCGTGGTAATGAAGGATCGGGCCCTGGCCACCGGAGTGATACTCGACTTCGTGCGTCTGCGGATCAAGAAACCCCATGAACGCAGTGATGAACCGGTCATCGGGCAGGTCCTCGTTGAGCTGGTTGTTAACCTGCACGTAGGCCTGGTCGAGATTTGCACCCAGGCGAAAGGCCACCCGTAACATCGCCTGCATCTGTGTTGCCGACAATGCCGGGCCGAAGCCGTGTCCCGTAGCATCGCCCAGCAACATGAACAATTTGTCATCGAGCACGACGAGATCGTACAGGTCACCACCGGTGTGATCGGTAGGAAGAAAACAACCGGTCAGGTCATAGCCCGACACCTCTGGCATTTCGTCAGGCAGCGTGCTCATCTGGATCTCGCGCGCAACAGCAACTTCCTGCTCGAGAATGGCGTTCGCCAGTAACTGGTCGGTCATGTACGAATGCTGGATGGCGACAGCGGCTTCAGCTGCGAGCGCCGGACCGATCCACTCGTCATGCTCGTCAAACTGCCCGACTTCTTTTCCCAGCCACTGCATTACGCCCAGCACCACACCATCCTGACCCAGGATCGGGACATTGAGCAGTGAGCGTGTTTCAAACCCCGCAACCTGCTCCGGGTAGCTGGCGAACAATTCGTCATCGCGGCAATCGTGCAGGTTGGAGATTTCCCGGCTGGCCGCACAGGCACCGGCCCATCCTTCACCGGCTTTTAGCCGCCGCGGCTCCTTCGCCGGTGGCACGACACGCACCAGTTCGCCCGACTGGCGCTCCAGCAGCCACAGCACCCCGGCCTCGGCCACAATTGCGACCTTGCCGACCGCGATAATCTCGCGCAGCAACTCTGGCATTGCTTCGGGTGCCGCAAGCCGGTGCATGATCTCGAGGATCTTCACCAGCGAGTCGCGGCTTATCTCGTTGCCGACCGATGCCGAAAGAGAGCTAGCAGGCACAGGGGTGCCCCGGACCGCACTGCGGCCATACCAGGCCGATACAGGGCCCCCGAAATATGAAGCGGAACAGGTGGATGCGTGCCTCCTTCCTTTAGACTGAGCATAGAAGCTGACCGGCGCTGCCGCAATTCGGATGCCGGTTTGATGCGCTGCGGCAGCGGATTCGCGCCATGACCCGGACCGTCCACCCTGCCACCTGTCGCCTGAACGGGCACCTGCAGACCAGCCGGATTGCCCGACACCAACACAGCCGGCATGAAAGCCTGAACGCCCGGGATTGGTGAGGTTCACCCATCGTTGTTCGCCAGGCGCCGCAGCCAGTATACTGCGTCGCGATTGCGGCCCGGCGGGAGTTACGTGTGAGCGCAGAACACGACAAGCAGTTTTACGACACCTTCATGATTGTGCTGGGCGCGCTGGTCGCCTTCACGATTTTGGTCTACATCCTTGCCAACTCGATTCACGATCGCACCCAGGGGCGTTACATCGATGAGAACCCCCTCAAAGCCGATGCGGTAGCCCAGCGTCTCGCGCCTGCCGCGGTCGAAGCGGTCGCCGGCCAGCCTGACCCGGGCGCTGCAGTCATGCCGGCACCGGTACGCGCCGTGCCGGCGGCACCAGCGGCTACCGAACCGGCGCCCGCAGCTGCGCCACCCGATCCGCAGCCTGCAGCGGCCGTCGCTGCAGCTGACTCGGGAGCCGATGGCGAAAAAATCTATAACTCAGCCTGCATGGCCTGCCATATGCTCGGCGTGGCCGGCGCACCAAAATTCGGTGATGCCGATGCCTGGACGCCACGTATTGCCAGGGGTATCGACACGCTGTACAGCAACTCGATCAACGGCTACCAGGGTGAGGCCGGCGTCATGCCGCCAAAAGGCGGCCGTCTCGATTTGAGCGATGACGAAGTCAAGGCGGCCGTTGACCACATGGTCGGCGCAGTTCAGTAGTAGCCGCAGGAGCGGCTTCAGCCGCGAAAGCTGAATCCCGCGCAATCCAATTCGCGCTCGCGCCGATCGCCACACAAAGCCGTCACCTTTGCCTGCAGCAAGCCGGCCGTCGCTGATTCGGCCGGTATCATGTCGCATGATCCAGATGAAAAGTGCGAACCTGGTGTTTTGAAATGAGCTTTGCCGAAATTGTGCTGCGCCTGGGTGTTGCCTTTGTCAGCTGGATCATCATCTACCTCAATTTCATCGCCCTGCTGGTCGTAAAAATTGCCGAATGCCCGGGGGGCGATGTGGCGCCGTGGACAATGAGTTTCGCAACCGGCCTGCTGACAATCGGCGCGGCGTTGACCCTGCCGTATGGCCACGCGCTGAAAGGCGCCGCTGCGGTACGTTTCATCGCCGTGCCGCTGCTTGTGTTACTGCCGTTTGCGCTGTGGGTGATCCTGCCTTACCTGGCCGGTACGACGATCGATGCCCAGGTGGTCTGCGATGTCAGCAAGGCGATGTCATCCGGCAACGAAGCCGCCGGATGGCAGCGCGCCTGGGCCCCGCTGCAGCTGGCGGCCGTTATTGCGGTTGCTGTTAACGGCTGGCGCATCTGGCGGCAGCCTGCCTGACCCGAGCAGCGTCCGTCAGGAGGTTTCCGGCGTCGGCGTCCGGCGCAGCCACAACCGTTCGACCTGGCTGCCAACCAGCATGGCGGCAACGAACAGCACCGGCTCGAGCACCCCGCTGCCCAGCCCGGTGACCGCAGGACCCGGGCAGTAACCTGCCAGGCCCCAGCCGATGCCGAATACCGCAGCGCCAGCCAGCAGTTGACGGTCGATATCGGTCTTTGTCGGCAAGTGGGGCTGCTGTTCGAATACCGGCCCGCGATGCAAGACCAGCCGATAGCCGAGGAAAGTGACCCCGACCGCACCGCCCATCGTAAACAGCAGGCTCGGGTCCCAGTTTCCCAGCACATCGAGGAAAGCCAGTACTTTTTCCGGGTTGGCCATCTCGGATATTCCCAGCCCTGCCCCGAAGATGATGCCGGCAACGAGTCCCGACAGCGGGGCGGCAAAATTGCGCGTCATGACAACACCCCGCTCAGGCGAACCATGGTGGCCGTTGCCATACCGAATGCAATGAATGTCAGTGTCGCGATTATCGAACGATTCGATAGCCGGCTGATACCGCAGACGCCATGACCGCTGGTGCAGCCACTGCCCAGCCGCGTACCGACGCCGACCAGAAAGCCGGCCGCCAGTAACAACAACAGCGGGTAGTCGACTCGGGTGATCAGCGGGACCCCCCTGAATTGCTGCACAAGGATACCGCCGACGACCAGTCCGGCAACAAACAGCAGGCGCCAGTTTCGTTCTGCCGCGTCCCGCGTGAACACGCCGTAAAGTATGCCGCTGATCCCGGCGATGCGGCCGTTCAGCCACATCAGCAGTACCGCCGCGACGCCGATAAGAATGCCGCCGATGGTCGCGGCAACCGGTGTGAAAGAGGTCATGCCCGTTCCCCTGAGTTTTACGCCGCGCAGGATAGCAGTTACGACGGACGAAGATCGATCTGCAGTGCGATGTCAGGGTGAAACTTTTTTAACGCGTAGGACTTTTATCTGCCCGGCTGGCGTGCGGTACAGCCCGCGGCTTTTCATTTGCGCCGCTGAGCCGGTAGGAAACGGCTTCGGCAATGATGTCCGAACTGATGTCAGCGCTGCCGGCCAGGTCGGCGATGGTGCGCGCAACCCGCAGGATGCGGGCATGGGCGCGCGCCGACAGCGAGTAACGGCGCATTGCCTGCTCCAGAAGGCGCAGAGCGCCAGGGTCGGGGCGGCAATACTTGTCGATATCTCCCGGCAGCAGCGCGGCGTTGCATGGCCCGCGTTTGCGCTGGCGCTCGCGCGCTGCAATTACCCTGTCGCAAACCTCGCTGCTGCTTTCACCCGCCTCGGCCCCGGGGCGCAGCAGCCGGCGATCCACCCGCACCACATCGAGGCGCAGATCAATGCGGTCAAGCAAAGGACCCGATACGCGTTCGCGATAGCGCTGCACACGCGCGCGACCACAGTTGCACATCTGCTCCGGGTCACCGAGATTTCCGCAGGGACACGGGTTCATCGCCGCCACCAGCTGAAAGCGGCACGGAAACTGCGCCTGGCGCGCCGCGCGTGAAATGGTAATGCAACCAGTCTCTATCGGCTGGCGCAAAACCTCCAGCACATGGCGCTGGAACTCCGGCAGTTCGTCGAGGAACAGCACGCCGTTGTGCGCGAGTGAGATTTCACCTGGGCGCGGAATGGATCCGCCGCCAACCAGCGCCACCGCCGAGGCGGTATGGTGTGGCGCGCGGAACGGCCGCGTGCGCCACTCGCCGGCATCAAAACCGCGTGATGACAGGGAATGTATTGCAGCAGTCTCCAGCGCCTCGTCTTCGCTCATCTGCGGCAGTATTCCCGGCAGGCGCATCGCCAGCATGCTCTTGCCGGTCCCCGGCGGGCCGGTCAACAGCAGGCTGTGACCACCCGCCGCCGCGATTTCCAGCGCCCGGCGCGCATGATGCTGCCCGCGTACGTCGGCAAGGTCA from the Gammaproteobacteria bacterium genome contains:
- a CDS encoding ATP-binding protein, with the protein product MQRKFSRSLDEIKSIVSFCDAFFQDHPVDSSVRYIVDLCIEELFVNMVTYDTETDAEISLQIEPHGKGVQVSLTDYDVDRFDPREHGPADVNAPLEQRTPGGLGLFLVLKMVDAINYEYRDRTSSITFIAGGE
- a CDS encoding SpoIIE family protein phosphatase, whose translation is MPASSLSASVGNEISRDSLVKILEIMHRLAAPEAMPELLREIIAVGKVAIVAEAGVLWLLERQSGELVRVVPPAKEPRRLKAGEGWAGACAASREISNLHDCRDDELFASYPEQVAGFETRSLLNVPILGQDGVVLGVMQWLGKEVGQFDEHDEWIGPALAAEAAVAIQHSYMTDQLLANAILEQEVAVAREIQMSTLPDEMPEVSGYDLTGCFLPTDHTGGDLYDLVVLDDKLFMLLGDATGHGFGPALSATQMQAMLRVAFRLGANLDQAYVQVNNQLNEDLPDDRFITAFMGFLDPQTHEVEYHSGGQGPILHYHAAEGRCDLHKATSFPVGIMELDGTDSARKLHLGPGDILALISDGVYEYATSAGDEFGEDRVTGIIERFHDLPMAELAGRLVEAASEFGSGAAQADDITMVLVRRLPDQE
- a CDS encoding cytochrome c5 family protein, which codes for MIVLGALVAFTILVYILANSIHDRTQGRYIDENPLKADAVAQRLAPAAVEAVAGQPDPGAAVMPAPVRAVPAAPAATEPAPAAAPPDPQPAAAVAAADSGADGEKIYNSACMACHMLGVAGAPKFGDADAWTPRIARGIDTLYSNSINGYQGEAGVMPPKGGRLDLSDDEVKAAVDHMVGAVQ
- a CDS encoding YeeE/YedE family protein translates to MTRNFAAPLSGLVAGIIFGAGLGISEMANPEKVLAFLDVLGNWDPSLLFTMGGAVGVTFLGYRLVLHRGPVFEQQPHLPTKTDIDRQLLAGAAVFGIGWGLAGYCPGPAVTGLGSGVLEPVLFVAAMLVGSQVERLWLRRTPTPETS
- a CDS encoding YeeE/YedE family protein, which produces MTSFTPVAATIGGILIGVAAVLLMWLNGRIAGISGILYGVFTRDAAERNWRLLFVAGLVVGGILVQQFRGVPLITRVDYPLLLLLAAGFLVGVGTRLGSGCTSGHGVCGISRLSNRSIIATLTFIAFGMATATMVRLSGVLS
- a CDS encoding YifB family Mg chelatase-like AAA ATPase; the protein is MFANVLSRAQLGLQAPLVHVEAHIGGGLPRFAIVGLAETTVKESRDRVRAAIRNAGFEFPRGRIIVNLAPADVPKEGGRFDLPIALGILAASRQLRVDDAVWQQHEFYGELGLDGSVRCFRGALPVALAARGDGRTLVVPRDNCAEVAVVSDSRVVAVDQLPAIVAHLAGSVRLPLQPAGAKRSRQHQPADLADVRGQHHARRALEIAAAGGHSLLLTGPPGTGKSMLAMRLPGILPQMSEDEALETAAIHSLSSRGFDAGEWRTRPFRAPHHTASAVALVGGGSIPRPGEISLAHNGVLFLDELPEFQRHVLEVLRQPIETGCITISRAARQAQFPCRFQLVAAMNPCPCGNLGDPEQMCNCGRARVQRYRERVSGPLLDRIDLRLDVVRVDRRLLRPGAEAGESSSEVCDRVIAARERQRKRGPCNAALLPGDIDKYCRPDPGALRLLEQAMRRYSLSARAHARILRVARTIADLAGSADISSDIIAEAVSYRLSGANEKPRAVPHASRADKSPTR